In Candidatus Bathyarchaeota archaeon, a genomic segment contains:
- a CDS encoding M6 family metalloprotease domain-containing protein, translating to MKKASILFLTLLISTCFLSASIALVKAVDLSSTSSINSRITSGPQSIIVILVKFRDLENVKTQDEIKDLVFNKLNEYFKEVSYGNITLIGDVTPVWYTLKSVKYYGSGREKLESLISDAVKAADKDVDFRNYQYIMVVHAGDNQDKSGNPNDITSFSSKGNKYPVTTMEGKLGFGVLCLAELDPLGPYAHYLARTFGLPRLYNIEKITSEGYDDYVGEWDLMAHGLWANNGSTPVHPSAWSKLQLGCIPENNIIEVKDGFEKIFKLTAHEALSQSNIHAIKIPLTNKTYYLIEARAKTGFDKYLPDEGVLIFYVNESKVDGKGILKVIDAHPETETLNDAALKPGDIFQASKLTIEVLSALNSTYLVRVDRTGKPIYVNLTVNASYPNATIKIDNKPFLADSKGLINVTVRIGNHTIEASKEIYVKPDVKAVFSGWSDGDKNNPKTFYLNNSISLTALYKLQYFLKVESLELSFNPSGWYNENSKVQVSVNPVIDYGNGTKALFSSWIGSINSSESSIEVLMDSPKNLTASWKIQKKIFFTIEGLSNGTKIELTVNNKIYNYTVPFNHSEWVDENSIVEFDVSPKIFFEGLNIYEFKFWRSSLTGNASSPLKIKETDTITGVYAKNEASLEAKFPEISLSVPLKSSLSFPKTFSLNVLYEALLYPFKLSKLTAIIIAQSLIFNPFLANLASAITSSFLIGLIYFTPITFLTLYLIKKKTRKTLKFKHLTLIIGVLALSLIISLIYSSYLGLTLASIASITISALIIPTAILNHK from the coding sequence ATGAAGAAAGCTTCAATATTATTTTTAACGCTTTTAATTTCAACCTGTTTTTTATCAGCTTCAATCGCATTAGTTAAAGCTGTTGATTTAAGCTCAACCAGCTCCATTAATTCCCGTATAACATCAGGTCCACAATCCATCATCGTTATTTTAGTTAAATTTAGAGATTTAGAAAATGTTAAAACTCAAGATGAAATTAAAGATTTAGTCTTCAATAAGCTTAATGAATACTTTAAAGAAGTTTCTTATGGAAATATAACTTTAATAGGTGATGTTACACCAGTTTGGTATACTTTAAAAAGCGTTAAATATTATGGTTCAGGAAGAGAAAAGCTTGAATCCTTAATTTCAGACGCTGTTAAAGCTGCTGATAAAGATGTAGATTTTAGAAACTATCAATATATAATGGTGGTTCATGCAGGCGACAATCAAGATAAATCTGGAAACCCTAATGACATAACCTCCTTCAGCTCTAAAGGAAACAAATATCCTGTAACAACTATGGAGGGAAAATTAGGTTTTGGAGTTTTATGCTTAGCTGAACTTGATCCTTTAGGGCCTTACGCGCATTATTTAGCAAGAACATTTGGTTTACCAAGGCTTTATAACATTGAAAAAATTACTTCAGAAGGTTATGATGATTATGTAGGTGAATGGGATTTAATGGCTCATGGGTTATGGGCTAACAATGGTTCAACGCCTGTTCACCCATCAGCTTGGAGTAAGCTTCAATTAGGATGCATTCCGGAAAACAATATTATTGAAGTTAAAGATGGTTTTGAAAAAATATTTAAGCTTACAGCTCATGAAGCTTTATCTCAATCAAATATTCATGCAATTAAAATTCCCTTAACAAATAAAACTTATTATTTAATTGAGGCTAGAGCGAAAACAGGCTTCGATAAATATTTACCTGATGAAGGCGTATTAATTTTTTATGTTAATGAATCTAAAGTTGATGGAAAAGGAATTCTTAAAGTTATAGACGCGCATCCTGAAACTGAAACATTAAATGATGCAGCTTTAAAGCCTGGAGATATTTTTCAAGCCTCTAAATTAACAATTGAAGTTTTATCTGCTTTAAACTCAACTTATTTAGTTAGAGTTGATAGAACTGGAAAACCTATTTACGTTAATTTAACAGTTAACGCAAGCTACCCCAACGCAACAATTAAAATAGATAATAAACCTTTCCTTGCAGACTCTAAAGGATTGATTAATGTTACAGTTAGAATTGGAAACCATACAATTGAAGCTTCTAAAGAAATATATGTAAAACCAGATGTTAAAGCTGTTTTCTCAGGTTGGAGCGACGGCGACAAAAATAACCCGAAAACATTTTATTTAAACAATAGCATAAGCTTAACAGCTTTATATAAGCTTCAATATTTTCTTAAAGTTGAATCTTTAGAGTTAAGCTTTAACCCCTCAGGATGGTATAATGAAAACTCTAAAGTTCAAGTTTCAGTAAACCCTGTTATAGATTATGGAAATGGAACTAAAGCTTTATTTTCAAGTTGGATAGGGTCAATTAACAGCTCTGAATCTTCAATTGAAGTTTTAATGGATTCACCTAAAAATTTAACTGCTTCATGGAAAATTCAAAAGAAAATCTTCTTTACAATTGAAGGTTTATCAAATGGAACTAAAATCGAGTTAACCGTTAACAATAAAATCTATAATTATACAGTTCCATTTAACCATTCAGAATGGGTTGATGAAAACTCAATAGTTGAATTTGATGTTTCACCAAAAATATTTTTTGAAGGATTAAACATTTATGAATTTAAGTTTTGGCGAAGCAGTTTAACAGGAAACGCTTCCTCCCCGTTAAAAATTAAAGAAACAGATACAATTACAGGCGTGTACGCGAAGAATGAAGCTTCTTTAGAAGCTAAGTTTCCTGAAATAAGCTTAAGCGTTCCATTAAAATCTTCATTAAGTTTCCCGAAAACCTTCTCGCTAAACGTTTTATATGAAGCTTTACTTTACCCATTTAAATTATCAAAGTTAACTGCGATAATTATAGCGCAAAGCTTAATTTTTAATCCTTTTCTAGCTAATTTAGCTTCAGCAATAACCTCAAGCTTTTTAATAGGCTTAATATACTTTACGCCAATAACCTTTTTAACGCTTTATTTAATTAAAAAGAAAACTCGAAAAACATTAAAATTTAAGCATTTAACATTAATAATTGGGGTTTTAGCTTTATCTTTAATAATATCCCTTATCTACTCAAGTTATTTAGGGTTAACTTTAGCTTCAATAGCCTCTATCACGATTTCAGCCTTAATCATACCAACCGCAATTTTAAACCATAAATAA
- a CDS encoding carboxypeptidase regulatory-like domain-containing protein yields the protein MVKKLFYPLILLIIFSALTIEGLTAVGGGRVSGYIYGFTIDNTLTPLSWASITALENGEVIEVAYSMNGFYEMYLPTGSFTLIVEHPGYKQRNATIIVSNGSDTSLDFVLEQSGEPIPEFNAYTLAVLSLAILTTLLILKKRKIKG from the coding sequence TTGGTTAAAAAACTCTTTTACCCATTAATTTTATTAATTATTTTTTCAGCTTTAACTATTGAAGGGTTAACCGCTGTTGGAGGCGGAAGAGTTAGCGGTTATATATACGGTTTTACAATAGATAATACGCTTACTCCATTAAGCTGGGCTTCAATTACAGCTTTAGAAAATGGAGAAGTAATTGAAGTAGCTTACAGCATGAATGGCTTCTATGAAATGTATCTTCCAACAGGTTCTTTCACATTAATAGTTGAGCATCCAGGTTATAAGCAAAGAAACGCTACCATAATTGTTTCTAACGGTTCAGACACTTCTTTAGATTTTGTTTTAGAGCAAAGCGGTGAACCTATCCCAGAGTTTAACGCTTATACATTAGCCGTTCTAAGCTTAGCTATTTTAACAACGCTTTTAATCCTTAAAAAAAGAAAAATAAAAGGTTAA
- a CDS encoding adenylate kinase: MIIVLLGPPGSGKGTYASILTKKLKIPHISTGDLVREEIKAGTKLGKEAAEHVNRGELIPDEKILEILKNRVSKLDCVKGFILDGYPRTLKQAEDLNKAANVNIVVNLNVPDEVIIERLAYRLTCKNCGAIYNEKTLKPKKAGVCDKCGGSLYKREDDKPEVIKERLKVYREKTQPLIDFYKKKNLLVEVKTEKADASPEEVANKVLKLINEKLKFN; encoded by the coding sequence ATGATTATTGTGCTTTTAGGGCCGCCAGGTTCAGGAAAAGGAACCTACGCCTCTATATTAACTAAAAAACTTAAAATTCCGCATATTTCAACTGGAGATTTAGTTAGAGAGGAGATTAAAGCTGGAACAAAGCTTGGGAAAGAAGCGGCAGAGCATGTTAATCGAGGAGAGCTTATTCCAGACGAGAAAATTCTTGAAATTTTAAAAAATAGAGTTTCTAAACTTGATTGCGTTAAAGGCTTTATTTTAGATGGATACCCGAGAACTCTTAAGCAAGCTGAAGACTTGAATAAAGCAGCAAATGTTAACATTGTAGTAAACTTGAATGTTCCAGATGAAGTTATTATTGAACGGTTGGCTTATAGGCTTACATGCAAGAATTGTGGAGCTATATATAATGAGAAGACTTTAAAACCTAAAAAAGCTGGGGTTTGCGATAAATGTGGAGGCTCATTATATAAACGGGAAGATGATAAACCTGAAGTAATAAAAGAAAGATTAAAAGTTTATAGAGAGAAAACTCAACCTTTAATAGATTTCTATAAAAAGAAAAATTTGCTTGTTGAGGTTAAAACTGAAAAAGCTGATGCTTCACCTGAAGAAGTTGCCAATAAAGTTTTAAAGCTTATTAATGAAAAATTAAAGTTTAATTAA
- a CDS encoding CopG family transcriptional regulator, giving the protein MNKIVAVKVSNEVKEKMDKLKDKVNWPKELRNFIEERIRIEEAEENIKKVIAMIETTKPVPKGFSSLSVREDRDSG; this is encoded by the coding sequence ATGAATAAGATTGTTGCAGTAAAAGTTTCGAATGAAGTTAAAGAGAAAATGGATAAACTTAAAGATAAAGTAAATTGGCCTAAAGAATTAAGAAACTTTATTGAGGAAAGAATTAGAATAGAGGAAGCTGAAGAAAATATAAAAAAAGTGATCGCGATGATAGAGACAACAAAACCTGTCCCTAAAGGTTTTTCAAGTTTATCTGTGAGGGAAGATCGTGATAGTGGTTGA
- the tadA gene encoding Flp pilus assembly complex ATPase component TadA — MSLKIVPDTSIIIDGKISKMLEKGELNDVELIIPVAVLDELQAQASKGKEPGFIGLNELKKIREVCEKKNILIRFLGERPSLEDIKLARSGRLDALIRDVAKKENAILYTADYVQALVAEAEGVKAKHFPAEVKAVSLSFEKFFTPDTLSLHLKENVSPLAKRGVPGKFTLTIVRDKLCSREELEQIIKEISEVARADEESSIEINRAGALVIQLRNYRIAIARPPFSDGLEVTIVRPVVKLTLEDYKLSNRLIQRLREKAEGILIAGPPGSGKTTLASSLAEFYENQGKIVKTLESPRDLQVGPEITQYGPLEGSFEKTAEILLLVRPDYSIFDEVRKTGDFKVFVDMRLAGVGMVGVVHASDAIDAIQRFMTRVELGMIPHIIDTVIFVKDGEVKKVYELNLTVKVPSGMVEEDLARPVVEVKDFETGRVEYEIYTFGEENVVVPVTSTKESSIKRLAEERILQEIERFDENAEVEAVSENRVVVKVDNKIIPKLIGKNGSVISAIEKKLGVHIDVEPKVPSLGEEADYELREAGNALEFQFNKRMKGETANFYINNKFLFSATIGKKGNIKVAKESDVGKELLKALLEKKNIKIFV, encoded by the coding sequence ATGAGCTTGAAAATTGTTCCTGATACTTCAATTATTATAGATGGAAAAATATCGAAGATGCTTGAGAAAGGGGAATTAAATGACGTTGAACTTATTATTCCAGTTGCTGTTTTAGATGAGCTTCAAGCTCAAGCTTCTAAAGGTAAAGAACCTGGTTTTATAGGGCTTAATGAACTTAAAAAAATTAGAGAAGTTTGCGAAAAGAAAAATATTTTAATAAGGTTTTTAGGTGAAAGACCAAGCTTAGAGGATATAAAGCTTGCTAGATCAGGTCGGCTTGATGCTTTAATAAGAGATGTAGCTAAAAAAGAGAACGCTATTCTTTATACAGCTGATTATGTTCAAGCTTTAGTAGCGGAAGCTGAAGGGGTTAAAGCTAAGCATTTCCCTGCTGAAGTTAAAGCTGTAAGCCTTAGCTTTGAAAAGTTTTTTACGCCAGATACTTTAAGCCTTCATTTAAAAGAGAATGTCTCACCTTTAGCTAAAAGAGGGGTTCCAGGAAAATTTACTTTAACCATTGTTAGAGATAAACTTTGCAGTAGAGAGGAGCTGGAGCAAATAATAAAGGAGATTTCTGAAGTTGCTAGAGCTGATGAAGAATCTTCTATTGAAATTAATAGAGCAGGCGCTTTAGTTATTCAATTAAGAAATTATAGAATAGCTATAGCTAGACCACCATTTTCTGATGGTTTAGAAGTAACAATTGTAAGGCCTGTTGTAAAGCTTACTTTAGAAGATTATAAGCTTTCAAATAGGCTTATTCAAAGGTTAAGGGAGAAGGCTGAAGGAATTTTAATTGCTGGACCACCAGGCTCTGGAAAAACAACTTTAGCTTCTTCTTTAGCTGAGTTTTATGAAAACCAGGGGAAGATAGTTAAAACTTTAGAGTCGCCTAGAGATTTGCAAGTTGGCCCAGAAATCACTCAATATGGTCCTTTAGAAGGGAGCTTTGAAAAAACAGCTGAAATTCTTCTTTTAGTTAGACCAGATTACTCGATTTTTGATGAAGTTAGAAAAACAGGAGACTTTAAAGTTTTTGTTGATATGCGTTTAGCTGGAGTAGGGATGGTGGGGGTTGTTCACGCTAGCGACGCTATAGATGCTATTCAAAGATTTATGACTAGAGTAGAGTTAGGGATGATTCCTCATATTATAGATACAGTAATATTTGTGAAGGATGGTGAAGTGAAGAAGGTTTATGAATTAAACTTAACTGTTAAGGTTCCTTCAGGAATGGTTGAAGAGGATTTAGCTAGACCAGTTGTTGAAGTTAAAGATTTTGAAACTGGAAGAGTTGAATATGAAATCTACACTTTTGGAGAAGAAAATGTTGTTGTTCCAGTAACTTCAACTAAAGAATCTTCTATAAAACGATTAGCTGAAGAAAGAATTCTTCAAGAAATTGAAAGGTTTGATGAAAATGCTGAAGTTGAAGCTGTTTCAGAGAATAGGGTTGTGGTTAAAGTTGATAATAAGATTATTCCAAAGCTTATTGGTAAAAATGGTTCAGTTATATCGGCGATAGAAAAGAAGCTTGGGGTTCATATAGATGTTGAACCTAAAGTGCCTTCTTTAGGTGAGGAAGCGGATTACGAGTTGAGAGAGGCGGGAAACGCTTTAGAATTTCAATTTAATAAAAGAATGAAGGGGGAAACCGCAAATTTTTATATAAATAATAAGTTTTTATTTTCAGCTACTATAGGAAAAAAGGGAAATATTAAAGTAGCTAAAGAATCGGATGTGGGGAAAGAATTGCTTAAAGCTCTTTTAGAAAAGAAAAACATTAAAATATTTGTTTAA